Within the Desulfurella sp. genome, the region TATATCTGTTCTTATGTCTGCTTGTGGCGCTATGAGTTTTGGATGAGTATCACCTTTTTCTGTAACGTCAAGCAAAGGGCAGGGTTTTGGATTTCTTTGAGCAAAAGTAAAAAAATCTAATGCATATTTTTCTGGTAAAACTACCAAATTTGCTTGAGTGTACCCTTTGCATAAACCGCTTGTTTGCTGTGTATATTCACCTTTTCTTATTTTAAGTCTTATTTCATCAGGAGAAAGGTTGTAAAGATCCATCTTAATCCTCCTTTATTGTTCCATATTAACTTCTTTTGTTTCTGGTCCCAACATTGCTCCTATTACAACTAATATTCCAGCAAACACAAGCAAAACAATCTGGGTGTATTTATAAGGCACTATGGCTTTTAGGGCAAGCATGTAGAAAGAATAAAATGATGCAATTAATATAGACAATGTGTAGCCAACACCATATGCAGAGGCTCTTACTGATGTTCGGAATCTTTCGTTAATATAAGAAGGCACAATTCCCCATGCCATACCGGAAACAGTAACTATCAGTGCCGAGAATAAGAACAGTATAAACATATTCTTGTACATTCCTGCTATTAAAAGATAATATAATAGTGAAGTAAAAAATCCTATAAGGAGACCTAAAATAATAAAAGCTGTTTTTCTACCAATTTTTTGGCTTATCCATCCAGCCGAAATATATCCACCTATCAAAAAGAGATATGAAACAAGCGTAACTGTGGTTGTTAAAGTAGGGCTAATATTTAGTTGTTTTATAAAAACAATACTCATTGTACCAGCAACTACCATAATTTGAAACCATAAACCTAGCATTAAGAGCAAAACCTGAAGTAAACTTACAAAGTTTTTACCACTAAAAAGCTCTTTTAATGGTGATTTTGTTCTATCTTGAACTTTTAACCAGATAGTTGATTCCGGGACAAGCTTGTGAATGTAATAAACAATAAATACTCCAAGTAAAACACCAATCACAAATATTATTCTCCACCCATAAACTTGATATCCTTCTTTTGGAAAAATTTTCAATGCTATTAAAGTAATAATTGAAATTATAACAAAAGCCACAGGATACCCTGAGCCAATAATTCCACCCCATAAGCCTCTTTTTTCTTTAGGAGCATTTTCTATGGCTAATGGTACGATGCTTGTGTATCCACCACCTAAAAAAATACCATCTATAAATCTTAATAAAATAAAAAGAGTTACAGTAATGTATCCAAGTGTTTGAAACCCAGGAATAAAAATTAGCAGTAAAGTAACAACACTAAAGCCGCTAATAGATATCAACCCCATTTTTTTTCGTCCTATAGCATCAGAGTAATGCCCAAAAAGGAATGCCCCAACAGGTCGTCCAATTAATGTAGCAGTGAAAATTAAAAAGTAGATTGTAGATACCTCTGAAACGGGTAGCGATTTTGGAACAAAATGTTCCATCGCTGGAGCTAAAACTGTAATTGGAAGATATACATCAAACATATCAATAAAAAAAGTTAAAAAAGCTGCTTTTAACATTCTTTTTTGGTCCAGGGTTGCTTCTGCCATAAAGCATAAACCTCCGTTAAAATTTAACTTTAAATTAAAATTATAACTAATATGAATACTTTGTCAATTTTTTAAAGTTAAAACTTAGAGAGTATAGAATACATACCACTTTCCAAAGATTGCTGAACACCTGGAATTTTGCGAGAAATCATTTTGGAAAAGTAACAAGAGGACTTACACTCAATTTGCTAAAATCAAGGAGTAAATATGTCTGTATTGCCTGCCAAAATAAGCTATATTTAGACTATTTTAACCTGAGTTCGATATAACTCTGGAACAATTTTTGCTTGCTAACAATAAAAACCCTAACTTAATAAGTTTGTAATTGCTTCAGAAAAAACAAAAAAGAAAAACAGACCATACAAACTATCTGAAAGTGAAGTAATGACGATAATGATCTTATTCCATTTATCACACTACAGAAACTTCAAGTATTTTTATCTGGATTATGTGTGCAACAGACTAAAGAAAGAACATAAAAAACAAGCTTATGTTTCTTGAAGACAAAATATTGCTTAGAAAAAGAGCAATTATTGAAACCGTAAACGATGAACTCAAAAATACGCTGCAGCTGGAACACACAAGACACAAAAAGTCCTATTAATGCTTTTGCCAACTGCTTGTGTGCTCTAATAGCATATACCTATTTGCCAAAGAAACCATCTATAAGAAGATACTCTGATATGTTGGAGGCTGCTTAAATCGAACTCAGGTTAAAATAGCATACATAATCAAAAGAACGCAAAACAAACTATCAAAACTGTCATTTAAAAGTCTAATATTCTTTAACATGGTATACAATTGTTGGTACTAATTTTTATTGACAAAATAATATTTTAAACTAAAATGGTATAAAATTATAGAAAATGTTTTACAATTTTATACCATGGAGGCTTTTAAATGGCAGAAAATAAGCAGAAATGTTTTGTGATGACCCCTGATACTCTAAAAAAGTATGAAGAGTTTAAAAGCAAGGAAGGTTTAAGTTCTGATATGGACACGTTTGCAAAATTAGTTAATTATGGACTTATGATGACAAGCCAATCGCTTGTACCAGTAGAAGTTGCAAGCGAAGCACAAGATAAGTTGGCAAAGGCAATGTTTGAAGTTGGACGTTTACAAGGACTTTTAGAAGAGTATCAAAAAGTAAAAAATAAAGGTTTTTTTAAACGTTTTTTCTGGGCCCTACAAGCAAACAAATAGTCTAATCAGTATTATTGTTTTTTTGTATTACTTCCAATTGAGGTGGTATATCCCAGTCCATAAGTATACACAGTTTTACAAAATTCTTAAGTGTTATGTTTGCATCACCTTTTAGAAGCCTAGAGGCTAAATCG harbors:
- a CDS encoding MFS transporter encodes the protein MAEATLDQKRMLKAAFLTFFIDMFDVYLPITVLAPAMEHFVPKSLPVSEVSTIYFLIFTATLIGRPVGAFLFGHYSDAIGRKKMGLISISGFSVVTLLLIFIPGFQTLGYITVTLFILLRFIDGIFLGGGYTSIVPLAIENAPKEKRGLWGGIIGSGYPVAFVIISIITLIALKIFPKEGYQVYGWRIIFVIGVLLGVFIVYYIHKLVPESTIWLKVQDRTKSPLKELFSGKNFVSLLQVLLLMLGLWFQIMVVAGTMSIVFIKQLNISPTLTTTVTLVSYLFLIGGYISAGWISQKIGRKTAFIILGLLIGFFTSLLYYLLIAGMYKNMFILFLFSALIVTVSGMAWGIVPSYINERFRTSVRASAYGVGYTLSILIASFYSFYMLALKAIVPYKYTQIVLLVFAGILVVIGAMLGPETKEVNMEQ